The DNA sequence gtaaatcTAGCTGTAAACCCCAAACTAATTGTGGATGACTGAGACAGACGCATCTTGGAATGGAGAACCCCCCTGGCCCCTTTATTGGTGAGAAACTCAATACCATGATTACCATCATGCAAAATCCATCAGAGTTAAAAGTAGATGTGAGTTCATAATGTGTCTTATTTTATGTCATATATCACTTAACTATAGTTTAGAAGTCTATAGTTAAatgactaaaaaatatataatgcatCTGATCAGTAAAACTTCATGCAGGAAATCATTATCGAGTATTGAGTtgacgagtcatcgactcaaatGCATGAATTGTCAGGACTGATGCGGGGGATTGtggttatttgaataaaatgtatgacattttttatattttggcaTTGTGAGTTTAAATTTATTGCGAATtagtagttttaaatttaaatttctcatTTGCACACattaaatcacatatttttatattgtacatGATTTAGTCATTGtatctaaattttaactttctaacttatttttacagtattttagattttttaattatttttttacattattttttctttttatttttaaaaaaatatttttaaacatgaaTGGACTAATAATTAGGCCTTGGATATTGGGCTGTGGGCCCATATCCAATCTAAGCAAGGCAAGTCCACATCCACTCCGATTGGAGCTATGAGTTCCAACTCCAAATTCCAATTGGAgtcgaaaataatttttacctTTGACCCCAGTCAGAGTCAAAGGTCGAAGGTGGGCATTCCGTCTCTGTTAGAGTTGGAGCCCACTACTGTTATTCCCTTAGGAGTAGATATCTTTGAAAGGCGACATTACCATATTAATCTTGTTGAGGGTGCGATCTCACGGTGGCGTACGCCCACGGACATTTTAACTTGTTGAGCCTTACTCCGTATAGTTGACCCGTCTGGTGGAGATAAAATATTCTCTCCAACCtttcactaaaaaataaatggaaggCGACGCGGTAAAGATGTTGTTTCCTTTACAGAAagtccataataataaattttaaaaagaaatattctaCTCATAGTCCGGTCCAGCTTCTCATACTCCACACGAACTTCCACCTGGCAAACCGGTTCAAAACATCATCCGGTTTAATGGTCCAATGTGAAATCGCATTCCAGGTCTATTTTCTTCCTGTAAAACCCTCCCCCCCGAGACGACTTCTCTCGCGTCTCCCTCCCTGAAACTCAACTTCTTCCGCTCTCAAGGCAATGCGACAGAGCTCCCCGAAACGAATTTCCCTCTCTCGCTACGTTGGAAACTCATTTCCCTCTCTTGAAATCCCCGAAACTCTTCCCCTCCGCGACACTCCCGCTCTCGCCTCTCCCTCCTTGAAAACTTCTTCGAATCAATTTCTTCCTCCCTTGACTACCACTACCACAAAGGGAGAACAGAGGAGATCGACTCCCAAAGCCGCGACGACGGATTCAGCGTGACCCCCAGAGAAATCACATATCTCGACCCCAAGATAAGCTCCCTGCCACTGTTGGGTAATTGTTTCAAATGTCGTGTAAATTTATTTCTGTGTTTGTATCTCATTGTTATGGTGATTGTAATGTAATCTGGGCTGTGAAAATATGGAGTGATATGGATTGATAATGCCACTAGGAGAAATGAATAGCAAGTGTTTGTTAAAACGactcaaagaaaatattggCTTGGAATATTGAAGCTCTTTCAGCTGAagtaatttgtaaaaatagtgAGTAGATGGGAAGGGATATGAAGTTGATAGATTGTAAAAACAACTGAAATAATTGGCTTTTAATGCAATTTTGGTTGATCAACTCTGTTACACTTGTTTGGGCCTTGGGAAAATTCTCTATCAGGCTCGACTTGGACCCCATGTAGAAAATTTTCTGGATGGATAAACAATTATAGAACTTTGATGTCGTGGgggttttatgagattttttttttatatatttgagagagCTATTATATAAATTACGGTGGAAGGAGGTACAGTGAGGATTTGGAGTCCACTCTGATCCATAGTTATTACCTTactattatttatctatatggATTAAAGTTTTACTGGAGTAAGTAATTACATTTATGTTCATCAAGCCATGTTAGTTACTGATTGGTGGGATTGATCCTTCTGATTATATGCATACAAATGATccaaattttttgttatttttatggcatgtttttgtttctaaaatTCATATTGCATTCTTCTCATgttgatataaaatatttgtctgGTGTTCCTAATGGTTTGAGCCAGTTTTTTATATGGTGAGAGCATTAGCTTTTATTATGATTCGCTTACCTCTACCATCATGATGTTTGGCTAGCCAATTTCTTGGTTGAGTTAGTTCtgtgctttgatttttttagattagTAACAACTGAATGATGATCAAGTTCAGGTGTATATTTTGATTGGAGTATGAGTATCCCAACGAAACCAAGAAATTGGCTGTACTGTAATGCATGACTGTGTGATGAAACAATTGCATGAAGTGTCTGTGTGTAAGTGTATCATGCACATGCGAGTTGTATACACCACTAGCCAGAAATTTTACCGACAATAGTACCCCACCTACTGCACATTCCTTCATTCTAAATATCTAATAATGGCCGATttatgggtatatatatatgtatgtatacatatatatatatatatatgtgtgtgtgtgtgtgtgtatatatatttacataccTCATACCTCATACCTCATCCGTTTGTTGCAATTATAAGCTAATTGGtttatttttggatgatttGGTAGATAATATTAGAAGTTTTAAATGACTCCATTTTAAGGCAATGACATAAACTGTTATTATTAGGAATTTGTAGTACCAAAGACAATGACATAGGATGTTATTATTGTGTTTGCCTTCAGTACTACAAATTCCAATAATGATAGACCATTATTTGATAATATACTCAGGATACTTCAGACATAAATAAAGTGAAATAACCACAAGTTGCATGCATGCGTGAGCTGCAGTTTGGTAAATAGACTATGTGGTAAATAGAGTTTGGATTCTTGAATTCCTATCTATATTGCACCCAAGGTATCCGTTTACCAATAACACAGCAACCTATGTTTATCTATTTTCCAATGAcaatgtttatctatttttcagcAAATGACAAGTTCAAGTACCAATACCGGTTCAAGTTCGTGGACTTCAAGAGGAAAAGAGAAACCAAGTTTGGACAAGCCACTTTGCTACTGTGGCATTCCATCGAAACTTCGTATATCTGGGAAGGGTAATAGTTTTGGCAGAAGATTTTACAACTGCCCAAACTATAAGATCAATAAACAATGTGAATATTTTGAATGGATTGATCATGAAAGTCAACAAAATCCATGCTGCAAGATGACGTTAGAGTTAGCTCAACGAAGGAATGAGAGATTATTTCATGAACATGTAACGATCGAAACTGCCAAATATAAAGCGATGGAGAAGAAGTATAACAGTACCTTAAAAATGTTGTTGACATCGTGGTTGTTGTTTATTGCGATTTTTGCTGTAATCGCTATGTATCCCAAAAACATTTATGTATGTCGGGCAGTGCTTCAACTCATGTAAGCTGTTTTAGTTTTGGGCAACTGATTGTAATGAACATGTGATGTAATTAGTCGTGTTTAGTAAATGTAATGAACATGTGATGTAATGAGTAGGCTTTTGTCAATGTTTTAGAATGTTATGGACATGTTTTGACACAGGAgccttttcactctctctctctctctcttgctagTGCAGAATGCATCAACAAATTAATATCACTGCAGGCAAGAATATGCCATAGACTTAATTAAGAAGAATCCTGTACAAATTAATGCTACAAGGAGGGATTGTATATACATGCAGCAACCTGTACATCTACCaaccttattattttttttttttaaacaaaataactaGTTATTTTATGTACCAAAAGGTGGCATATACGAGAAAGACCCATACACAATAATGATCCACAAATACAACCACAATTCAAGTAGAATGTGCACTACATACTTCAAGATTTctatgatttatataataatgatttttatacAAGTATTGCATTCGACTACAAATACATTCTTTACAACCATAACCACCAACAAAAAGGCTCCAGATTTTCACAAAATCTTTCTAATAACCCATCAACTTGGGTTATATAATAACCACCCACAAAAAATACTTCCACAAAAAATACTTCCCGAAACCCATGAACAATGTTTCACAAATTCTCATCATTGCCCGATGGTGCTTGTTGTGTGACAGTACTATATTGGGTTCCAACAACAACATCTTCAACGTTAGCACCAACTTGGGGGGCTGGGACCTCACCAACTCCAACTTGTTCGTCATCAAATATTTTCCTGCAAGTCTAATTTCTAAAATGCCAGAAAATACACATCcattagaaaggaaaaaaaacaatagtccaaaatatataattaatagaaacaaaaaaaccaggtacctgtttcttctttctcttgatTGTAGCCTTCTCTACAGGTGGAACCTTTCTCTTCGTTGGAGGTCTTCCTTTCCCTCGAACAACGTTagggcttaatattttcttaccctTATCCACGACGTCGCTCTCATTGACCTTGGTTGAACCAGACTCAAGTGGTAATCCTTTAAAATTATGCTCAAACTCATCCAATATCCGCATGAATGCATTGACATGGTTGTCACTTGGAGATACACGCGTCGCTAATTTCATACATCTTTTAACCACAAGTTCATACCTTCGAACATCCGCATTATGCCTCTCATCTGAAACAGTGCACACGTGCAAATCATCGTAGCTACTTTTGACAAGTGTATATCTTCTCTTTAAGTCTTTCCTCCACTGATCCAAGATGTACTTCTCTGGCAACACATGAATCTTTTTCATTTGACAAACTTTAAACACATGCCTACAAATAATGCCTCTCATCTGAAACAGTGCACACGTGCATTTCATATCACATTCATCATCGTTATAGTAAACTATGTAATAGACGGTCTTAACATGGTCACCCGTGAAAATTTCATCCAACACATCAAAAGTGGAAATACAACCCTGTTTGCTAACAGGTATGCAATTACAATAAATCATCCCCCACACCTCCCCTTggatttctttaaattttgcatttgtatACACCGCTTTGAACTGCTTCTCAAAGTGGAATGGAGTCACACATGGGATGGTTTGGTTGCACGAATTGAAATCAGCTGTCGTCTCTACTTCCACCTTCTTCCTTAGAGCATTGTCAAATTGATCCACAAATTCCTTTAACGTTGTACCAGAATGAACATATCCAtcgaaaaatgcattcatgctttcagacCGTTGTGTAGTGCTCATGCCAGCCCAAAATACATCCTTCAAGTAAACTGGAACCCAAAATGATCTCTCAGTATACAACCCCTCCAGCCACGTGTTATCACCAAGGTCATATTTCTGAATAAGTTCCCCCCATTTGGCATCAAATTCTTCACAGGTATGCGAATCATATAGGGCAGTCTGAATGTCAGTCTTCAACCCTGCATTGAATTGGGAGTGTGATCCCAATTTCTCAGGTAGTTTCCGCATGATATGCCATAGACAATATCTATGGCGAGTTTCTGGGAATACCATCGCAATGGCACTCTTCATTGCCCGATCTTGGTCTGTTATGATTGCTTTTGGAGCCTGACCATTCATACATTCCAACTATGCTCGGAACAACCACACAAAAGTACTTGTATCCTCACTTGAAATCAATCCAGCCCCTAACAGTATGGACTGTCCGTGATGGTTTACCCCAACAAAAGGAGCAAAAGGCATACCGTATCTATTTGTTAGATACGTCGTATCGAAGATGATTACATCTCCGAAACACTCGTAAGCGGCTCGACTACGTGCATCAGCCCAGAACACATTTTTGAGTCGCAACTCATCATCCACATCAATCACAGAAATAAATCCAtcattcatcttcatcatcctcTTAAAGTAATCACTAAGTGCTTCGCCATCTCCTTTACCCAGCCTCAAGTGTCTGGTTTTGTCAATATAATTCCGACAATCTTTCTCTTGAAATTCAAGATTCTCGAACCCGCCCGCATCAACAACAAGTGCTCCAAAATTTTTGTTCATTCGAATACTTGCCCTGTCATTTAGATCGAGCATTCTTTTACTGTATTCATCTAAACACTTGTGAC is a window from the Juglans regia cultivar Chandler chromosome 7, Walnut 2.0, whole genome shotgun sequence genome containing:
- the LOC118349062 gene encoding protein FAR1-RELATED SEQUENCE 4-like; the encoded protein is MLERASKFKRAFDRLEEEDPCFLSSIGDDDDDDVVDENVDHVVNTRKSKKLGPPNASDWAKENEEGHSPQRTSFQNEDVAPSADKAESRKANLMAEFKQQLQSEDNLEKTSSDVNKVAEAEETNEISDDDERIEDPKPGMEFATDKELLAYYKRYAKQQGFGVITQRTKRDASGKPKYVTIGCARGGKYHPSHSNILKPRPTIKTDCKAKLNTHLDKKGVWVLTTPENTHNHSTLSPQKSRFFRSHKCLDEYSKRMLDLNDRASIRMNKNFGALVVDAGGFENLEFQEKDCRNYIDKTRHLRLGKGDGEALSDYFKRMMKMNDGFISVIDVDDELRLKNVFWADARSRAAYECFGDVIIFDTTYLTNRYGMPFAPFVGAPKAIITDQDRAMKSAIAMVFPETRHRYCLWHIMRKLPEKLGSHSQFNAGLKTDIQTALYDSHTCEEFDAKWGELIQKYDLGDNTWLEGLYTERSFWVPVYLKDVFWAGMSTTQRSESMNAFFDGYVHSGTTLKEFVDQFDNALRKKVEVETTADFNSCNQTIPCVTPFHFEKQFKAVYTNAKFKEIQGEVWGMIYCNCIPVSKQGCISTFDVLDEIFTGDHVKTVYYIVYYNDDECDMKCTCALFQMRGIICRHVFKVCQMKKIHVLPEKYILDQWRKDLKRRYTLVKSSYDDLHVCTVSDERHNADVRRYELVVKRCMKLATRVSPSDNHVNAFMRILDEFEHNFKGLPLESGSTKVNESDVVDKGKKILSPNVVRGKGRPPTKRKVPPVEKATIKRKKKQTCRKIFDDEQVGVGEVPAPQVGANVEDVVVGTQYSTVTQQAPSGNDENL